From Kwoniella pini CBS 10737 chromosome 5, complete sequence:
GTGGTAATGAAGGGGGATAAGGTATTGTACGATGGAAGGGGTAACGTGGATGAGGGGAAGGTGTCGGTGAAATAGCACAAGGTGAATATCGGAAGTCTGAATTGATATGCGAGTCGTCAGCGACGTCAAGAACAGCTCATTGCGCAGCTATCCGTGACCTCATTGCATCCCGTACGTCAGCGAAAAATGCTCGACTCACTCTTCACAATGGGTATATCTGTCCACAGGAAACATTCCTCCCCAAACTCTTCCCCATCACCGCTTCCGGGCTGCTTGGCACCGAGGACAGCGTACTCTCTACGTTCGGCTGCATCATTTCTCTCTCTCCTTGATTGTGAGTGTGAGAGCGTTGATGGTCCTGGACCTGCAAGACCTTCCGTAGGACCTGCTAAAGACGAAGGAAGAGTGGAGGTGTTGACAGTTGTGGAAGGAGGAGCAGAAGATGGGGCCGGGGTAGAGGATGCTGACGAAGCTGAGGGGGATAGACGACGCTTCTTGACGGGCATGTTACGGTCAGCAGGGTTGATGTGCGGTCATCCAAGGTCAAAGCTAGGTTGTCAGCAGCATAGAATAGAATAAAGTGTAGATGCAGAAAATGTAAGTTGAAAAGGGAAATGTGCTATCTATAAGAATCATTACGTAATCACCGGCAGATTATCGGCAGATTACAGGTATAGTTAGCGATTAGTAGCATATGCATCATTCTCCTTAGTATCACCAGCATGAAGGTCAAAATAAGTACACCGATAGAATATGGCTGGGTGGGTAGCTTTGCATGTAGGACCGTTGATGTTGACCAAGAATGCATTGATCCAGCTGTTGACCTCGAGTGGGCGAAATAAGGATTGGGAGTAGCCGTCGGAGTCCAACTGGAGAAATAAACGTTGATCTTGCCTCGAGGTCAGAAGATTGTTTGACGTCTTCATAATACAGTACTATCTGTCGGACCGTCTCACCGAAGTACAATCAAGCAAAACGAGAAAACGAGAAAGATCTGTATGGGCATGGGCAAATTAGTAAGGCCGGAAAACGAGGAAATTGCAGCGGTAGATTGCTACACAGGTAGGTCAAGCCATTGCGGCGAATAAATCCCGCTTCCGGTCGTACCgaagttgaaaagaaaaatataCTATATCAAACCCCAAACACGCTTTTCAGATCATCAAGCCCAATAGATATCTGGATCACAGCTACAAATCTATCATCTACCTTAAAGTAGCAGCACGTCAAGATTTACCAGTCAATTGTCTGACAACTCGTCGCAACCACCTATAACACCATAATTCCAATCATCACTTCCTCTTCCGTCAAAGCTGAATCACGATGTCTTCCATCGAGATCAAATCCGACAACCCTTCTTTCGTCTTGCACGGTATTGAGGATGTCAAATACGATGTTGTACGTCGACTTCGACCTCAGTTGACACGAGATCGTTTGGCTGATGTCGTCACTCTCAGCGTGAAGTGCCGGAAATCAAGAATGACGAATGCTTAATAGCAGTAACCAAGACCGGTATTTGTGGGTCAGATGTACACTACCTGTGTCATGGTAGAATCGGTGATTTTGTACTAGATAAACCAATGTGTCTTGGGCATGAGTCTAGTGGTGTAGTCGTCAAACTTGGACCTGGTGTGAAGAGCGATGGAAGGATAACGACTGGGTCAAGAGTTGCTATGGAGCCTGGAGTTAGCTGCAGGACCTGTACGGAATGTAAGAGTGGCATGTATGAGGTAAGTAGTCTCATATTTAGTAGGAGTGCAAGAAGAGGGAAAAGCGGACGGATAGTAGCGGGCAGAAATGGTGTTACGGGCTCGATATGAGTGGGTGAAAGGCGGGTCAGATGACGCATTCTGGACGTGTCAGGCGGATCATACGGGTGGGAGCTAATTTTCTCACTACAGCTCTGCCCACATATGGCGTTCGCTGCTACCCCTCCTACGATATACGGTACACTGTGTCGATATTGTGAGTCTTCGAAATTTATCCCAAGCTCAATGGCTCTCATCATCCCAAACGACCATTCCTGCCATCAGTGATCGCCTCCGCCTAATCAGTATGTTCAAAAGGGGCTGCAAGATGATTAACCATCGATCACACAGACGTCCTTCCAGCAGACATGCTTCATCCTCTCCCTGACACCGTCTCATTCGAAGACGGAGCCATGATGGAACCTTTGTCGGTCGGTGTGCACTCAGTATCTACCCTTGGTCAATTGAGATCAGACCAAGTCGTCATTGTATTCGGCGCTGGGCCAGTTGGACTACTTTGCATGGCTGTCGCCAAAGCTTTAGGAGCTAGAAGGGTCATCGCCGTGGATATCCAACAGGAACGACTAGATTTTGCAAGATCTTATGCTGCTAGTGATATCTTCTTACCCGTGAGTGGAAAAGCTGCTCGTGCGACAGTCGTGTTCCGTTCTCCTGTCGATCCTCAGCTATCCGTTGGATTGCAGGATGTATCCTCACCTACTATCCGTCACAATCCTCATCGTCACGGGTCAACTCCATACTCGGTTGATAGAAAAACAGCTTCGCTGACGTACCGGTTCTCACGACAAAGGGAGCCAAAGACCCCAATGAGGCTATGGATGTCTACTGCGCTCGTGTAGCAGACGAAATCAGAGCAACACTGAATATCCCTGCCAGAGATCATGGCGCTGTAGACCTCGCCATCGAAGCTTCCGGTGCACCAACTTGTATTCAGATGGGTATTAACATCCTCAAACCTGCGTAGGTTGAAGTTCCTATCCTCTCCCCTCCATTGTCAGTCCGGATTCTGTCATGCACCGAATCCGGACAATGCATCGAACCCGGACATTATATCCATTTTGATAACGTTTCCCTTTACGAAATGATCTAAACTTCCTATACGAGTGATTGTAGCTGATAAACCAATCTACTTCTAGCGGAACTTACGTCCAAGTAGGTATGGGTAGGAACATGAATGTCCCACTTCCCTTGTTCCACGTAATCAACAAACAGCTCAAAGTTCTCGGTTCATTCCGATACGGTCCAGGCGATTACCCATTGGCAATCTCACTCGTCGAACGAGGTTTAATCGATCTGAAACCCCTTGTTACTCACCGATTTGAGTTTGAGAGTGCCAAAGAGGCGTTCGAAGTCACCAAGTTGGGTAGAGACGAGAGTGGAAAGGGTGTAATCAAGGCTATCATCGATGGTCCCAAGTAGACCCGTGATGTTGGTCGATTTAGAGCAGAAGTTCAAGAGTGAATTGTATATGTGTCATTAGCATAGTCGCCTGGTCGATGAATGGACGATATCATGAGATAACATAATATTACACCTTGTCCAGTTTTCATGTAGGCAAATTTGTTTGTTCTGCGTGTACAGCGGAACGATTCATATACGATTGTCGTCTCCCCTCGTTGCTCGTTATGCCGATGTGATGAAGTGCAACCAAAGTTGTCAGCTGCGCGTTAGACCGTTTATTCGTTATATCCGCCCCGGTCAACACAAACAGACATTATCGATTGCTTCCGAATATGTCACATAGCGTTAGCATAGAACCAACTCATCCACTCGGGTCGTTCTCCTCTCAACTCTAATTGTGCATTTTCACTCCGACCAGTCTTCCCGAATAGCGACACTTTACGCGACACCTCGGGATGcttaatgaagaaaataaacaaTGACTCGCAATGAAATTGCACATTCACCAAAAAGTTCGACAGATTACTCAAACCACT
This genomic window contains:
- a CDS encoding chlorophyll synthesis pathway protein BchC; translation: MSSIEIKSDNPSFVLHGIEDVKYDVREVPEIKNDECLIAVTKTGICGSDVHYLCHGRIGDFVLDKPMCLGHESSGVVVKLGPGVKSDGRITTGSRVAMEPGVSCRTCTECKSGMYELCPHMAFAATPPTIYGTLCRYYVLPADMLHPLPDTVSFEDGAMMEPLSVGVHSVSTLGQLRSDQVVIVFGAGPVGLLCMAVAKALGARRVIAVDIQQERLDFARSYAASDIFLPGAKDPNEAMDVYCARVADEIRATLNIPARDHGAVDLAIEASGAPTCIQMGINILKPAGTYVQVGMGRNMNVPLPLFHVINKQLKVLGSFRYGPGDYPLAISLVERGLIDLKPLVTHRFEFESAKEAFEVTKLGRDESGKGVIKAIIDGPK